Genomic window (Daucus carota subsp. sativus chromosome 5, DH1 v3.0, whole genome shotgun sequence):
GTACTTATTtaccaaaaatatgatactaCCTTTGTCCGTTTCTACTTGTTACTTTaattttttgcacgtaatttaagttaatttaaaaacatatttctatttgttatttaaaaaaaacaatattaattgaagtttataatttatatttttaattaaaaaaaagaaaagttatTGTTCCTGATATGGGTTGATAAATGGACTTGGGCTGCAGAGCTTACATTTAGTATCTAGTACTGGACTACGGGCTCTTATGTATCCAAAGGTAGTGTTCTATATTAAGTTAAAAGACAAAACATACCTTTTTCCCAAGAGTACACAGTTTGTCCTAAAATTGGTTAAAGCGAGGTGAAGAGTTTGAGCCGGGGTTTCAAGGACTACGCAGGTATGATTACTTGTTAAAGTGTACTATTGAATATACGATACAATAACCCTGTTCATTAGCATATAGTCTTCAGTGTCTTTGATAAATTGTAGTCTGGATTATGTAGATCTTTCTAAACCCTAAATTTGATGTGTTTTGTTGAGAACAGATATATTCGCTTGTTCTTATTACCACTTTTTGTTAATTGATTTTAGTTATGGCATTTCATGATAATGAGGTTCCAAGGATTTTTAAAGTGGCGTTGAAGGACACTTGTTTAAGTGGTGTGATGGTAACTATACATAGCTTCTTAATTGATTCTTTTCAATTATTTGAAAAACAATTGATACTTGTTGAATCGCTTAACTAAATCATTCATTGTAAATCTGTGTATAGACCCTTCCTAAGAAGTTTTCTGAGTATACTGGTAGAATTCCAGCAAGTGTAcagattattttaaaagatggcTTTGAATGGGATGTTAAATTCTGAAAAGAAAGGAACTCACTGCATGGGTTAAAGGCACTTCTAGAGTACTATGGTTGTAGCACAGGAGCATTTCTCTTAATGGAGTATAATGGAGGAGGAAGGTTTATGTGTGATATATTTCCTGCATATGAAGGCTGTGAAAGATGGACAGGTCTATCTGTTTCAACTTCTATTAAATATTCATATGTTAGTTTCAGATTTGGACTGTTTCATTTTTACTCAAACGAAACTGGTTCTTTGACAGATGAGTGTGATTTGCTAGGAAAGTACATAATGAAGATTGTTGTTTATCAAGGTGATGATTTTGATGAGTTGGTGAGTCAATGTTTTGTTTTTTGCTCTATTATTATCCTCCAATGAAtgaggtgtatatatatagatttattaATCTTTAGGTGATTTTTATATAGTTTCTCTCTGACCGAGTTTTGGAAAAATTTGAAAAAGCTCTTCCAAATATTGTGAGGCTGAGAATAAAGAATGGGAAGGAATATGTGGCAAAGTATAGAAGGAATGAAAATAAGCTTACAGGCTTTAAACAACTTCAAGatgaaattgaaattaaatttgGAGATGTTGTTATTTTATCATGCTGTGGTGATGCAATGTACACAGTGTCTGTGTTCGGGCCTGATGGCATGGAGAAGATTCCAAGAAGCGCTGACATTGTGAAAGGTTATAACATTCTTAATGCAAAGTTTAATTTTACACTACAAAGGCATGTgcatattattttgaatataaagacTTTCAATGTCAATGCAAGGTATCCTGATTTAGGTGAACATTTGAATCTTTaaatttaacattattttattctacttgttttaatcaaataaaactCTGAGTTCATGCAGGAGATGTAGTctacaaatttgaaatttgtgtGAAACCATCGCATCTACAACAGTACTCTCAAGGAGTGGTTAGTCTCTTAATAATCTTGTTAAAGTTGTTATTATCTTTTGTTAAATGCATATAATAAAGTATGTAACCTCTCCTGGTGAGTTAGATGGTACCAATGAAGTTCAAAGATATTACAGATGGGTGGAAACCGTTCGAATTAATTGAAGTTACAGATGGAATTAGACGTTGGAATATACAAATTAAGAAGAGGAACAGTACAACTGAATTACACAGAGGCTGGGAAATAATGTGGAAAGATTTGGAATTGAAGGCTGGAGATACATGTGTTTTTGAGAGCTATggatcaaaatcaaaatttcatgtGAAAGTTCTTTATTGGGTAAGTTAAGCTTGGATTTGACAGTTGTGGTTTTATTGATGGTTTCTTAAGCTTGTTTCATCATCAATGGCACAAACTTTAGTGCTCATCTGTTTTGTTTGatggatttgtttttatttgctCTTTTGGATATTGTGTGGAATagtataaaatttatgtttctGTGTTTATTTCTCAAGGATTGATTCTTCATATCTCTTGTCAAGTTCATATCATTTGCAAAAACATTGATGCTGTCAATATGTTTTATAGGGAATTGACAAAAGTGTCAACTGAGTTTATATAACAGTTAAGGAAATTTGGTATATAGCGAAATTAAGGAACAAATCATTTATTTAGGAATACACGTTAATTTTAAAACGACACATTGAACATATATTCGTGATTTGTATTGGAATGTCAGTTGCTACTTATTATACTGGACTACCGCTCATGAAGTCGGCagatttatttgaaattatacaGGATCTGAAAACTAACAAAGTTTAGTTACTTCACTCATATTTTTTCTCTTCATTTGTTGCAATCGTGTGTCTTACCTTTGTGCACACATTTTTTATTTGTTCGACTGGGTACATAAgagtattaattttgaaattttttggttttcagaaaaaaataacttCATCAAATTTTTGTTTCAGAGTAAAAAGAATTAACACGAATATTTGTACTATTTAGTTGACCTACTAAAAGATAATTTCGCAAGTCAAAAGTAATTTGTAAAAAATCGAGTAGAGTATTTGAGTAAATGATAAGTTAATAAAAGatgtcaattttaaattttaattctcgATATTATACGTTCgataaataacatatttttaccGAATATAGAGTGAAGCaaaaatttatgttatattataagAACCCAATAGGGGTacaatttgtagtcgtacaaaaatTTGGTTCGGTACTCtcttctaaaattaaaattctacaACATGTGGATATCAATGAAACAATTTTATACAAAGAACACTCCTTacgtatattaataatttttaattgtaattaacAATTTGTTGGAAAAGGTGAAGCTTGTGGACACCTGTTAAACAGTTTTATACAGTAACAACATTCAACACTCCTTATGTATActaatattgtttttgaataaaatttataattagtttaaaaaaGTGAAACTATTATTAATAACATGTATTACTATTTAAAAATACTTATAGACAAATGCATAAGTAATTATAAATGTACAATTTGCAATATCTTTTCTCTAAAATACCTATAAATCCAATTCAAATATGAAATTGTGGTACTTATCGCGAGAGCTCACATCGTACAACAAAAGATTGTTCAATATACGGGGCATCTGTATCCCTAACCTCAGTTGGTGTAACTGATGGATATGAACACTGGTCTATCACCGGTTTTTTATGTGCGCGGGTCAATTGTGATTCCACTATTTTCAGTGATGTTGGTGTCGATTGGATTGCTTGAGAAACTTTTGGAATCATTTTTATTgtcaagaatatttatattctatttgttaagcaatctgaaaataaagtggctatttgtttagctcgatttttgtttcacaatcaggttgtagttgtcagtttgggggtttgtcccgactgtGTTCTTATGTTCTatgttcaataaaattttattgttcatcaaaaaaaaatctataaataattaaagacgctacttttttaattataacgtattctactcaAATTTCAACTCTAACGTGTTCTTTTTGAttacaaacacgaaccattacgtaacatacaaagatatatgaaatatgaaaaattaatttaaaattaattgaataataaattgtcACATGCAATTAATACAACAAAACTCTTTATAGGTAGATACAAAATTCTGAAAACTAAAATTCCGTTAGAAGATATGattagttggttaatataatttaactaaaatcaaaTTCGTTAATTCTAAATTACTAATTGAATTGTGTTAAGATTTATATTGTAATTAATGAATTACGTATTATATACCTGCTCGTGTTCTGCAatggttaaaggctagtattttATAAAATGTGAAACAAATCATTTGCATTATTAGGTTAATGGAAAAGTTACATTGTCTGTACCAACTAAGTTTAGTTTTATAATGCTGGTATAATTTTGTCTTTTACTAAGTCTGAAATTATAATGATGAATCGAAATAATCTAAGTGGTGTAATTTGTTATTTGAGAATGTTAGTTTATCTTCTTTCTAATGAAAATTAGCAGTTCTTGCTGAAATGTACTTTGCACTTATTACAGTGATGTTCTCCATCGGTCTTGAAAATTTaagttgtttgattttttggcaGTGACTTCCAAGTTGTTTGACCGCACAgtgaatataattattttcggattttttttggttgaatacaattttatgattaatattattgttGAGAAAGAAAAAGTTGTGTGAATAATGTTTGTAGGTATGCGGTCAAAAGATCTAAAATTTGTGCCAAAAAgacaaacgacttatatttcaaaatggaAGACGCATACATTTTTCTAaaagattgaatttttattgtaattatcattttaataggatttaattaaatatgtgaaaatatgctTTTGTTTTAGGTAAGGTAAGCGAGAGAAAATAGTGGCGTAAACATAATTAGTGTGTAATTAGAATTGAATGTTGTCTAGGTAAACGTAAATTTGTCATATCTTCGTTTTATAATTATCAAGGGTTATTGGCTTGTTCTACTCAGTCTGATCGGATTGTATTGGGTTGGAGTCCAACATAGAAGACAATAGTTCTTTGAAACAGTATAGTCATACATCTTTTATCTTTACAAAATccgattttgttttgttttatcgGATTgtattatattgtttttgttCTCAAATGTATGTGTTAGTGTCTGTTCAAAACGGAGGTTTGAGATTTGTGCATTTTGTGAAAGATGAGGAG
Coding sequences:
- the LOC135152549 gene encoding uncharacterized protein LOC135152549, with amino-acid sequence MEYNGGGRFMCDIFPAYEGCERWTDECDLLGKYIMKIVVYQGDDFDELFLSDRVLEKFEKALPNIVRLRIKNGKEYVAKYRRNENKLTGFKQLQDEIEIKFGDVVILSCCGDAMYTVSVFGPDGMEKIPRSADIVKGDVVYKFEICVKPSHLQQYSQGVMVPMKFKDITDGWKPFELIEVTDGIRRWNIQIKKRNSTTELHRGWEIMWKDLELKAGDTCVFESYGSKSKFHVKVLYWVS